From the genome of Hyalangium gracile, one region includes:
- a CDS encoding collagen-like domain-containing protein, which yields MSAAATPRLLLTSSHPEASTGRLYVYGEGFGTTAPSATFAGLPVTVIANTDTTATLSIPYGLLNNPGTYLVTLSRGPNPEDNSTLGVAVGQQGPKGDKGDTGPAGPQGIQGPQGPKGDTGARGARGLTGDTGPQGPQGPKGDTGATGPAGPQGLQGPAGPKGDTGDTGPIGPQGIKGDKGDTGATGPAGPQGLQGIQGPKGDTGATGPIGPQGDKGDKGDKGDKGDPGPVGPAAPSSANCALQESTGYSQEGAVFGPTPATGGPVTVPAMVHNQVIVIRWSVTRGGSAKFLVQCRNGTSYVLDVYDYRNY from the coding sequence ATGAGCGCCGCGGCGACTCCGCGCCTTCTTCTCACCTCCTCGCATCCGGAGGCCTCCACCGGGAGGCTGTACGTGTATGGCGAGGGCTTTGGTACGACGGCTCCCTCGGCGACCTTCGCGGGTCTGCCCGTCACGGTCATCGCGAATACGGATACGACCGCGACGCTCTCCATCCCCTACGGTCTGCTCAACAATCCGGGGACCTATCTCGTCACGCTGTCCCGGGGACCGAATCCGGAGGACAACTCCACGCTGGGCGTGGCGGTGGGCCAGCAAGGCCCCAAGGGCGACAAGGGTGACACGGGGCCGGCCGGTCCTCAGGGCATCCAGGGCCCACAGGGCCCCAAGGGCGACACGGGCGCCCGAGGAGCACGAGGTCTCACGGGCGACACGGGGCCGCAGGGCCCGCAGGGCCCCAAGGGCGACACAGGCGCCACGGGTCCGGCCGGTCCTCAAGGCCTCCAGGGTCCTGCGGGTCCCAAGGGCGACACGGGAGACACAGGGCCCATCGGTCCTCAGGGCATCAAGGGTGACAAGGGCGACACAGGCGCCACGGGTCCGGCCGGTCCTCAAGGCCTCCAGGGCATCCAGGGTCCCAAGGGTGACACGGGGGCCACAGGGCCCATCGGTCCTCAGGGCGACAAGGGCGACAAGGGCGACAAGGGCGACAAGGGCGATCCCGGCCCGGTGGGTCCCGCGGCTCCGTCGAGCGCCAATTGCGCCTTGCAGGAGTCGACCGGGTATAGCCAGGAAGGCGCCGTCTTCGGCCCAACCCCTGCGACTGGAGGTCCCGTCACCGTTCCGGCGATGGTGCACAATCAAGTGATTGTCATTCGATGGTCCGTCACCCGGGGAGGAAGCGCCAAGTTCCTCGTGCAGTGCCGCAACGGCACCTCGTATGTGCTGGATGTCTACGACTACCGGAACTACTAG
- a CDS encoding sigma 54-interacting transcriptional regulator: MASLSVRTPDGKVRSVPLLKRITSIGRGPDNDVQLDDPGVPDSAIHVLFDGSRYQVGSLGATFQINGKKRDSHVLASSDVIRVGGTELTFAREDAPAPRGPPPPSHTPSPDGGISDESHTAEIPGVPGRELAMLRRLTTFSERLLGSYDLDKLLESLMDEVIEVTRADKGFLILMESNEPRVKVARNLSRENIEDAVEKLSDSIISKVVKDQKPIIIADAIDAPEFKASESVVNLKVHSVMCVPLMHKGELFGLIYVGNDRLVNRFEPKSLDMLTIFAAQASLILHNALLVNELKLDNTELRKKLEDQRYGDIVGACQGMKDVYKRIDKIALTDISVLITGETGTGKELIAREIHRHSPRAKGPFITINCGAIPENLLESELFGHVKGAFTGAVVTRPGKFQAAIGGTLFLDEIGEMPLQLQVKLLRALQEKVVYKVGDNRGEAVDIRVVAATNKILEEEVKKNTFREDLYYRLNVVTLKLPPLRERGEDVIVLGRFFLQKYAKEFGSKVKGFTPAATVAMKKYAWPGNIRELENRLKKAVVLADKPLLGADDLDLKPENLDPIMPLLQAKEEFQKRYINEVLARNNGNRTKTAKDLGVDPRTIFRHLEKMEAEKTGKPLPPEEEELL; the protein is encoded by the coding sequence ATGGCCAGCCTCAGCGTCCGCACCCCTGATGGAAAGGTCCGATCGGTCCCGCTGCTCAAGCGCATCACCAGCATCGGGCGTGGGCCGGACAACGACGTGCAGCTCGACGATCCGGGCGTGCCGGACAGCGCCATCCACGTGCTCTTCGACGGCAGCCGCTACCAGGTGGGCAGCCTGGGGGCCACGTTCCAGATCAACGGCAAGAAGCGCGACTCGCACGTGCTGGCCTCCAGCGACGTCATCCGCGTGGGCGGCACCGAGCTGACCTTCGCCCGCGAGGACGCCCCGGCCCCGCGCGGCCCGCCGCCGCCCTCACACACCCCCTCGCCGGACGGGGGCATCTCGGACGAGTCCCACACCGCCGAGATCCCCGGCGTGCCCGGCCGCGAGCTGGCGATGCTGCGCCGGCTCACCACCTTCAGCGAGCGGCTGCTGGGCAGCTACGATCTGGACAAGCTCCTCGAGAGCCTCATGGACGAGGTGATCGAGGTGACGCGCGCGGACAAGGGCTTCCTCATCCTCATGGAGAGCAACGAGCCCCGGGTGAAGGTGGCGCGCAACCTCTCGCGGGAGAACATCGAGGACGCGGTGGAGAAGCTGTCGGACTCCATCATCTCCAAGGTGGTCAAGGACCAGAAGCCCATCATCATCGCGGACGCCATCGACGCGCCCGAGTTCAAGGCCAGCGAGTCGGTGGTGAACCTCAAGGTCCACTCCGTCATGTGCGTGCCGCTCATGCACAAGGGCGAGCTGTTCGGCCTCATCTACGTGGGCAACGACAGGCTGGTGAACCGCTTCGAGCCCAAGAGCCTGGACATGCTCACCATCTTCGCGGCGCAGGCCTCGCTCATCCTGCACAACGCGCTGCTGGTGAACGAGCTCAAGCTGGACAACACCGAGCTGCGCAAGAAGCTGGAGGACCAGCGCTACGGCGACATCGTCGGCGCCTGCCAGGGCATGAAGGACGTGTACAAGCGCATCGACAAGATCGCGCTCACGGACATCTCCGTGCTCATTACCGGCGAGACGGGCACCGGCAAGGAGCTGATCGCCCGGGAGATCCACCGGCACTCGCCGCGCGCCAAGGGCCCCTTCATCACCATCAACTGCGGCGCCATCCCGGAGAACCTGCTGGAGAGCGAGCTGTTCGGCCACGTGAAGGGCGCCTTCACCGGCGCCGTCGTCACCCGGCCCGGCAAGTTCCAGGCGGCCATCGGCGGCACGCTCTTCCTGGACGAGATCGGCGAGATGCCGCTCCAGCTCCAGGTGAAGCTGTTGCGCGCGCTCCAGGAGAAGGTCGTCTACAAGGTCGGCGACAACCGCGGCGAGGCGGTGGACATCCGCGTGGTGGCCGCCACCAACAAGATCCTCGAGGAGGAGGTGAAGAAGAACACCTTCCGCGAGGACCTGTACTACCGGCTCAACGTCGTCACCCTGAAGCTGCCCCCGCTGCGCGAGCGCGGCGAGGACGTCATCGTCCTGGGCCGCTTCTTCCTCCAGAAGTACGCCAAGGAGTTCGGCTCCAAGGTGAAGGGCTTCACGCCGGCGGCCACCGTGGCCATGAAAAAGTACGCCTGGCCGGGCAACATCCGCGAGCTGGAGAACCGCCTCAAGAAGGCCGTGGTGCTGGCCGACAAGCCGCTGCTGGGCGCCGACGATCTGGATCTCAAGCCCGAGAACCTGGATCCGATCATGCCCCTGCTCCAGGCCAAGGAGGAGTTCCAGAAGCGCTACATCAACGAGGTGCTCGCCCGGAACAACGGCAACCGCACCAAGACGGCCAAGGATCTCGGCGTGGACCCGCGCACCATCTTCCGCCACCTGGAGAAGATGGAGGCCGAGAAGACAGGCAAGCCCTTGCCTCCCGAGGAGGAGGAGCTGCTCTAG
- a CDS encoding 6-phosphofructokinase yields the protein MPRPLRLGVLTGGGDCPGLNALIRGLVKRGIHEFGHEFVGIENGYMGLVEPELTRPLTEEDTRGILPKGGTILGTSNKANPFQYAVREGDTWVEKDVSDIALRRAEELKLDGIIAIGGDGTLTIGHKFTEKGLRVVGCPKTIDNDLSGTDQTFGFDTARAICTEAIDRLHSTAEAHDRVMVVEIMGRNSGFLTLDSGIAGGADVILIPEIPYRVEAIVEKIRRRGRRKRSFSIIAIAEGAYPEGGTLAVLDKASDIPGRGVVRLGGAGKVCADLLARHIEAEIRVTVLGHLQRGGTPTAADRVLATMYGCKALDLVRDGQWDSMVALRNGKIVTAPLSESRKERRVDPNGEPVRFAKSMGISFGD from the coding sequence ATGCCCAGACCCCTGCGACTCGGAGTCCTCACCGGCGGCGGTGACTGCCCCGGCCTCAACGCCCTCATCCGAGGGCTGGTCAAGCGTGGCATCCACGAGTTTGGCCACGAGTTCGTGGGCATCGAGAACGGCTACATGGGGCTCGTCGAGCCCGAGCTCACCCGCCCCCTCACCGAAGAGGACACCCGCGGCATCCTCCCCAAGGGTGGCACCATCCTCGGCACCTCCAACAAGGCCAACCCCTTCCAGTACGCCGTCCGCGAGGGCGACACGTGGGTGGAGAAGGACGTCTCCGACATCGCCCTGCGCCGCGCCGAGGAGCTCAAGCTGGATGGAATCATCGCCATCGGCGGCGACGGCACGCTGACGATCGGCCACAAGTTCACCGAGAAGGGGCTGCGCGTGGTCGGCTGCCCGAAGACGATCGACAACGATCTGTCCGGCACCGACCAGACCTTCGGCTTCGACACCGCGCGCGCCATCTGCACGGAGGCCATCGACCGGCTGCACTCCACCGCCGAGGCGCATGACCGCGTCATGGTGGTGGAGATCATGGGTCGCAACTCCGGCTTCCTCACCCTGGACAGCGGCATCGCCGGGGGCGCGGACGTCATCCTCATCCCGGAGATCCCCTACCGAGTGGAGGCCATCGTCGAGAAGATCCGCCGCCGGGGCCGCCGCAAGCGCAGCTTCTCCATCATCGCCATCGCCGAGGGCGCCTACCCGGAGGGCGGCACCCTGGCCGTGCTCGACAAGGCCAGCGACATCCCCGGCCGCGGCGTGGTCCGCCTGGGCGGCGCGGGCAAGGTGTGCGCCGACCTGCTGGCGCGCCACATCGAGGCGGAGATCCGCGTCACCGTGCTCGGCCACCTGCAGCGCGGCGGCACTCCCACCGCGGCCGACCGGGTGCTCGCCACCATGTACGGCTGCAAGGCGCTCGACCTGGTGCGCGACGGGCAGTGGGACTCCATGGTCGCGCTGCGCAATGGGAAGATCGTCACCGCGCCGCTGAGCGAGTCTCGCAAGGAGCGGCGCGTGGATCCGAACGGCGAGCCCGTCCGCTTCGCCAAGAGCATGGGCATCAGCTTCGGGGACTGA
- a CDS encoding serine/threonine-protein kinase: protein MTLVGRQIGRYRILEQLGSGGMSVVYKGLDTALDREVAVKVLHPHLAGKDESRRRLAREARAVARLHHPNILEVFDFSAADSQNAYIVTEYIRGRTLRQYLDEGGIDPPEIAAMIIHELAAALAHAHEEGVIHRDLKPENVMVREDGVLKLMDFGIAKLLETEERMTLTGALVGSPAHMAPEIIEGLEAGPEADVFSLGIMLYAFVTGRLPFTASNTTATLKRILDGSYEDPRRRVGALSDELADIITRCLQRDRHHRYPNAAGLRDALADYLTGLGFPRVNEELASFFTDPDSYKKTARQRIVATLLERSERFLAEKRTPRALASLNQVLALDGQNTRALAMLDGLNRARRRRLWLKRGAQAGVALVILTVLGAGGYFLLRSPPTTGSPPGTDTPPPGTVTKPAEPAPTRPAEPPTQAQPTEPGLNAPLQPPTPLPIPPGEAQGEEPASAKKPPTRPEPSKPDTARPARVRVSILVRPYGAIQVDDEAPSPQPLAQHDLQLAPGRHTITVRCEWCEDAVETIDVAAGAENVFRLRASLKPSRLSFDYAPAEAQVRVGKESRTARESLEHPFDITSPRGPAIFKHRVEYEVSHPGYRTEKREVLVEPGKPLTLRGSLVAE from the coding sequence ATGACGCTCGTTGGCCGCCAGATCGGTCGCTATCGCATCCTCGAGCAGCTCGGCTCGGGGGGCATGAGCGTCGTGTACAAGGGGCTCGACACCGCGCTGGACCGCGAGGTGGCGGTGAAGGTGCTCCACCCGCACCTGGCCGGCAAGGACGAGTCCCGCCGCCGGCTGGCTCGCGAGGCCAGGGCCGTGGCGCGGCTGCACCACCCCAACATCCTCGAGGTGTTCGACTTCTCCGCGGCCGACTCGCAGAACGCGTACATCGTCACCGAGTACATCCGCGGCCGCACGCTGCGGCAGTACCTGGACGAGGGCGGCATCGATCCGCCCGAGATCGCCGCGATGATCATCCACGAGCTGGCCGCGGCGCTCGCCCACGCGCACGAGGAAGGCGTCATCCACCGCGACCTCAAGCCAGAGAACGTCATGGTCCGCGAGGACGGCGTGCTCAAGCTGATGGACTTCGGGATCGCCAAGCTCCTGGAGACCGAGGAGCGGATGACGCTCACCGGCGCGCTGGTGGGCTCGCCCGCGCACATGGCCCCGGAGATCATCGAAGGCCTGGAGGCCGGCCCCGAGGCGGACGTCTTCTCGCTGGGCATCATGCTCTACGCCTTCGTCACCGGCCGGCTGCCCTTCACCGCGTCCAACACGACGGCCACCCTCAAGCGCATCCTCGACGGCTCCTACGAGGACCCGCGCCGGCGCGTGGGCGCGCTCTCGGACGAGCTGGCGGACATCATCACCCGGTGCCTGCAGCGCGACCGGCACCACCGCTACCCGAACGCCGCCGGGCTACGCGACGCGCTGGCCGACTACCTCACCGGCCTGGGCTTCCCTCGCGTGAACGAGGAGCTGGCCTCCTTCTTCACGGATCCGGACTCCTACAAGAAGACCGCCCGCCAGCGCATCGTCGCCACCCTGCTGGAGCGCAGCGAGCGCTTCCTGGCCGAGAAGCGCACCCCGCGCGCCCTGGCCAGCCTGAACCAGGTGCTCGCCCTGGACGGGCAGAACACCCGCGCCCTGGCGATGCTCGACGGGCTCAACCGGGCCAGGCGTCGCCGGCTGTGGCTGAAGCGCGGCGCCCAGGCGGGCGTGGCGCTCGTCATCCTCACGGTGCTCGGCGCGGGAGGGTACTTCCTCCTGCGCTCGCCCCCCACGACGGGTTCGCCTCCCGGCACGGACACGCCACCCCCCGGCACCGTCACGAAGCCGGCCGAGCCCGCCCCGACCAGGCCCGCCGAGCCGCCCACCCAGGCCCAGCCGACGGAGCCGGGCCTCAACGCACCGCTCCAGCCGCCCACCCCGCTGCCCATCCCACCGGGAGAGGCCCAGGGCGAGGAGCCGGCCAGCGCGAAGAAGCCCCCCACGCGCCCCGAGCCGTCCAAGCCCGACACCGCCCGCCCGGCCAGGGTGCGCGTCTCCATCCTGGTGCGCCCCTACGGCGCCATCCAGGTCGACGACGAGGCGCCCAGCCCCCAGCCGCTGGCCCAGCACGATCTGCAGCTCGCGCCCGGGCGCCACACCATCACGGTGCGGTGCGAGTGGTGCGAGGACGCTGTGGAGACCATCGACGTGGCCGCGGGCGCGGAGAACGTCTTCCGGCTGCGCGCCTCGCTCAAGCCCTCGCGGCTCTCGTTCGACTACGCGCCCGCCGAGGCGCAGGTGCGCGTGGGCAAGGAGTCCCGCACCGCGCGCGAGAGCCTGGAGCACCCGTTCGACATCACCTCGCCGCGCGGGCCGGCCATCTTCAAGCACCGCGTGGAGTACGAGGTGAGCCACCCGGGCTATCGGACGGAGAAGCGCGAGGTGCTTGTGGAGCCGGGCAAGCCCCTCACCCTGCGCGGGAGCCTCGTCGCCGAATGA
- a CDS encoding ester cyclase, whose amino-acid sequence MTGLWDKHLEAEFAHKSPAEALATMTSNPRVTIVPTMIGGRGTEELENFYARHFLNQLPPDIEVVQVSRTVGVSRVVDELVIRFTHTVQMDWVLPGIPPTGKRIEFAMVVVVYTEGDRISAENLYWDSATIMRQAGLLNDPKLPVLGAESARNMLSHSAPLNELIRRTQR is encoded by the coding sequence ATGACGGGTCTCTGGGACAAGCACCTGGAGGCGGAGTTCGCCCACAAGAGTCCCGCCGAAGCGCTGGCGACGATGACGAGCAACCCGCGCGTCACCATCGTGCCGACGATGATCGGAGGCAGGGGGACCGAGGAGCTCGAGAACTTCTACGCCCGGCACTTCCTCAACCAGCTCCCGCCGGACATCGAGGTGGTGCAGGTGTCGCGCACCGTGGGCGTCTCCCGGGTGGTGGACGAGCTGGTCATCCGGTTCACGCACACCGTGCAGATGGACTGGGTGCTGCCCGGCATTCCTCCGACGGGCAAGCGCATCGAGTTCGCGATGGTGGTGGTCGTCTACACCGAGGGCGATCGGATCTCGGCGGAGAACCTCTACTGGGACAGCGCGACGATCATGCGCCAGGCGGGGCTGCTCAATGATCCGAAGCTGCCGGTGCTGGGCGCCGAGAGCGCGCGCAACATGCTCAGCCACAGCGCGCCGCTCAACGAGCTGATCCGCCGCACCCAGCGCTGA
- a CDS encoding carboxypeptidase-like regulatory domain-containing protein, giving the protein MRTLRAALLALALTSAGCAYLPDDPGESTLVCRNDSECAEGEVCFLDGCGDPGEHIIVEVTPNPKTGLHAQDFPVENLRPQQQLELFGPASLAGQVLRETLQSSPSTTAYFRPVSLRVTGESLLIPGLTRRYDSSLVPDNGQYALYVGSGSYSITLLAEDPEVPPLTETRVVEPGRTVPLDFLLPASAAVTRLSGQVVRQGSTRVDADLEVQALDESLRPLSQRVPVSRATGGFQLALPPSAAKLEHVLVQVTVPRGDPLVPQKTFTVDPRPGLTPPLELGDYGEPVTVKGRVVSLEGQPVANASVYLQGKVGGGGQFRSRAVTTGTDGRFELLSLPSHPDTPLTLYAVPPPSSTAGLTLQATAIPRGGVTLKDVTCPDKVVIQGSLLRPEGLPAAGVRVIAEPVGEVTGWPRPAVGTEAEATDEDGIYRLRLDPGEYRFDFIPAENLPRVSRFVTVLPSTNAELAPFTLSKGRRINGTVTLAEPAYDSPIPGVAYASIRFFRVVNVEGRPTSVLLAETVSDSTGHYAASLPTR; this is encoded by the coding sequence ATGAGAACCCTGCGCGCGGCCCTGCTGGCGCTGGCCCTGACGAGCGCCGGGTGCGCCTACCTGCCGGACGATCCCGGGGAGAGCACGCTCGTCTGCCGCAACGACTCCGAGTGCGCCGAGGGCGAGGTGTGCTTCCTGGACGGCTGCGGCGATCCGGGCGAGCACATCATCGTGGAGGTGACGCCCAACCCGAAGACGGGCCTGCACGCCCAGGACTTCCCGGTGGAGAACCTGCGGCCCCAGCAGCAGCTGGAGCTCTTCGGGCCCGCCTCGCTCGCGGGCCAGGTGCTCCGCGAGACGCTGCAGTCCAGCCCCAGCACCACCGCCTACTTCAGGCCCGTCTCCCTGCGCGTGACGGGCGAGAGCCTGCTCATCCCCGGCCTGACGCGCCGCTACGACAGCTCGCTCGTGCCCGACAATGGCCAGTACGCGCTCTACGTGGGCTCGGGCAGCTACAGCATCACCCTGCTCGCCGAGGATCCCGAGGTGCCACCGCTGACGGAGACGCGCGTGGTGGAGCCCGGCAGGACGGTGCCGCTCGACTTCCTGCTGCCCGCGTCCGCCGCCGTCACCCGCCTGTCCGGCCAGGTGGTGCGCCAGGGGAGCACGCGGGTGGACGCGGACCTGGAGGTGCAGGCCCTGGACGAGAGCCTGCGCCCCCTGTCCCAGCGCGTCCCCGTGTCGCGCGCCACGGGCGGCTTCCAGCTCGCGCTGCCTCCGTCCGCCGCGAAGCTGGAGCACGTGCTCGTGCAGGTGACCGTGCCGCGTGGCGATCCGCTGGTGCCGCAGAAGACGTTCACCGTGGATCCGCGCCCGGGCCTCACCCCGCCGCTGGAGCTGGGCGACTACGGCGAGCCGGTGACGGTGAAGGGCCGCGTGGTGAGCCTGGAGGGCCAGCCCGTGGCGAACGCCTCCGTCTACCTCCAGGGCAAGGTGGGCGGCGGAGGCCAGTTCCGCAGCCGCGCCGTCACCACCGGCACCGACGGGCGCTTCGAGCTGCTCTCCCTGCCCAGCCACCCGGACACGCCGCTGACGCTCTACGCCGTGCCGCCCCCGAGCTCCACCGCCGGCCTCACCCTGCAGGCCACCGCCATTCCGCGCGGCGGCGTCACGCTGAAGGACGTCACCTGCCCGGACAAGGTCGTCATCCAGGGCTCGCTGCTGCGCCCCGAGGGGCTCCCGGCCGCCGGAGTGCGCGTGATCGCCGAGCCCGTGGGAGAGGTGACGGGCTGGCCCCGGCCCGCGGTGGGCACCGAGGCGGAGGCCACCGACGAGGACGGCATCTACCGCCTCCGGCTGGATCCCGGCGAGTACCGCTTCGACTTCATCCCCGCGGAGAACCTGCCGCGCGTCAGCCGCTTCGTCACGGTTCTGCCCTCGACGAACGCGGAGCTGGCGCCCTTCACGCTCTCCAAGGGCCGCCGCATCAACGGGACGGTGACGCTCGCCGAGCCGGCGTACGACAGCCCCATCCCGGGCGTCGCCTACGCCTCCATCCGCTTCTTCCGCGTGGTGAACGTGGAGGGCAGACCCACCTCGGTGCTGCTGGCCGAGACGGTGTCCGACAGCACCGGCCACTACGCCGCCAGCCTGCCCACGCGCTGA
- a CDS encoding trypsin-like serine peptidase yields MESSDEVFNVSNGSKDFGNRYASVVLVAIGGVPECSGVIIHPRLVLTAGHCVCRGREDQNTITLDSSACEKTATAIAVAYDASTGRPNFRRYTGTVRPHRGFRAVLKKKRLSVPAAVGSQGNQSDAGTPYVVVNTVSESKADLALILLDSAAEGLFPPVPLARTHPTAHAPVVVVGYGADAVENGLAAFNDEQPTRRFGKNFIAQPGDERFMIEPPGSLALPGDSGGPCFREQPEGLSLVGINSRSAPGKRATFTSTYHYLDWLDAEIRRTNQM; encoded by the coding sequence ATGGAATCCTCGGACGAAGTCTTCAATGTCTCCAACGGCAGCAAGGACTTCGGCAATCGCTACGCCTCCGTCGTCCTGGTTGCGATTGGAGGCGTTCCAGAGTGCAGTGGCGTGATCATCCATCCTCGACTCGTCCTCACGGCAGGTCACTGCGTATGTCGAGGACGCGAGGATCAGAACACCATCACCCTGGACAGCTCAGCCTGTGAGAAGACCGCAACGGCCATCGCCGTTGCCTATGATGCATCCACCGGACGTCCCAACTTCAGGCGCTACACAGGCACGGTCCGTCCCCACCGCGGCTTCAGAGCCGTCCTCAAGAAGAAGCGGCTGTCCGTACCTGCCGCCGTGGGATCGCAGGGCAACCAATCCGATGCCGGAACACCCTATGTGGTCGTGAACACCGTGTCGGAGAGCAAGGCGGACCTCGCCCTGATCCTTCTCGACTCAGCCGCCGAGGGCCTTTTCCCCCCTGTCCCCCTGGCAAGAACCCACCCCACGGCCCACGCTCCCGTCGTCGTGGTCGGCTACGGAGCAGACGCCGTCGAGAACGGTCTCGCTGCATTCAACGACGAGCAGCCGACCCGTCGCTTCGGCAAGAACTTCATTGCCCAACCTGGCGATGAGCGGTTCATGATCGAGCCACCGGGCTCGCTGGCGCTGCCAGGTGACAGCGGAGGACCTTGTTTCCGCGAGCAGCCCGAGGGCCTGTCGCTCGTCGGCATCAACTCGAGGTCAGCCCCTGGAAAGAGAGCGACCTTCACGAGCACCTACCACTATCTGGACTGGCTGGACGCGGAGATCCGGCGAACGAACCAGATGTAG
- a CDS encoding trypsin-like serine protease has product MLPGDGLGDSTNRYSSTVMVNASTAAGKSKCNGVILAPRLVLTAGHCVCRSRDCAENATVTTVTYPPARGSLDLVMGARYEERRGTVRPHPSLELRHGDNAASSSTRADLALIFLNQPLGSTFPAVPLANAEARAGESITLVGYGRQDASDRVLGVRRFGVKKITSVREGGGFLEPHGLIALNSGSGEPCLRQEGAQEVLVGIANSHSGDKPTFTSVYPHREWLLSEIHRATHVGAEESSP; this is encoded by the coding sequence ATGCTGCCCGGTGACGGGCTGGGAGATTCGACGAATCGATATTCCTCGACAGTGATGGTTAATGCCTCGACGGCCGCGGGGAAGTCGAAGTGCAACGGAGTCATCCTTGCTCCTCGGCTGGTCCTGACCGCGGGCCATTGCGTCTGCCGCAGCAGGGACTGTGCCGAGAACGCCACCGTGACCACCGTCACCTATCCACCCGCGAGAGGCTCACTCGATCTGGTCATGGGCGCTCGCTACGAAGAACGCAGAGGTACGGTTCGTCCTCATCCCAGCCTCGAGCTTCGGCACGGCGACAACGCGGCATCCAGCTCGACCCGCGCGGACCTCGCGCTCATCTTCCTGAACCAGCCGTTAGGCTCCACCTTTCCGGCGGTTCCGTTGGCGAATGCGGAGGCCAGAGCAGGTGAATCCATCACCTTGGTGGGCTACGGCCGGCAGGATGCCTCCGACCGGGTTCTGGGAGTTCGCCGCTTCGGCGTGAAGAAAATCACGAGCGTGCGTGAAGGAGGGGGCTTCCTCGAGCCACATGGCTTGATCGCGCTGAACAGCGGCAGCGGAGAGCCCTGCCTACGCCAGGAAGGGGCGCAGGAAGTCCTGGTAGGCATCGCCAACAGCCACTCGGGAGACAAGCCGACCTTCACCAGCGTGTACCCGCATAGGGAGTGGCTGCTCTCCGAAATCCACCGGGCAACCCACGTGGGTGCCGAGGAGTCCAGCCCATGA
- a CDS encoding tetratricopeptide repeat protein: MTPEARAEMQARAERALRRGELAEAVGLYETLVQHFPQDEALSQKLSLLRESLQPMELQATKARPPAIPEPVPQGPSSPVQEGERLFALGDYPGAAAAYRRALQERPDNELIQERLVELYRLATTTPHHSPTDRALPKEPEHRLQALLDRLAARRRLKRG; the protein is encoded by the coding sequence ATGACCCCTGAAGCCCGGGCCGAGATGCAGGCGCGCGCCGAACGTGCCCTGCGGCGCGGAGAACTGGCCGAGGCGGTGGGCCTCTACGAGACGCTCGTCCAGCACTTCCCCCAGGACGAGGCGCTGTCCCAGAAGCTCTCCCTCCTCCGCGAGTCCCTCCAGCCCATGGAGCTCCAGGCCACCAAGGCTCGTCCCCCCGCCATCCCCGAGCCCGTCCCCCAAGGCCCCTCCTCCCCCGTCCAGGAGGGCGAGCGCCTCTTCGCCCTCGGCGACTATCCCGGCGCCGCCGCCGCCTACCGCCGCGCCCTCCAGGAGCGCCCCGACAACGAGCTCATCCAGGAGCGCCTCGTCGAGCTCTACCGCCTGGCTACCACCACCCCCCACCACTCCCCCACCGACCGGGCGCTCCCCAAGGAGCCCGAGCACCGCCTCCAGGCCCTGCTCGACCGCCTGGCCGCCAGGCGCCGCCTCAAGCGCGGTTGA